In a genomic window of Brettanomyces nanus chromosome 1, complete sequence:
- a CDS encoding uncharacterized protein (EggNog:ENOG41) produces MIKPVKTRLWEIRNSYKYLMIVYISAIGIGIDSLLFSLLLGMESFRKAYGYYDEATSGWVIRAKYQSGWNGGSFGCQVLGAFFAGWYNDKFGRKSSLAISCIITIIGNTVAITAPVGHPINLVMAKCVIGIGIGILVSTCPVYLSELMSPTLRGIGSMGINFSICFGQWIGSLIYFGCSKNYTGIDDSTGYKIAFGIQYLLVGGYLLLFWFMPESPSYLIHRGKLEEAKAAIKKLYHNKNNTEYDIDSHYEILIKEVEEEKMNAESEKEVSYAELFKATNLKRVVLSIFALTGQLWVGVSFVLTYISYFFELAGVSSSIEKTVGMFTLCVGGNLVSYFVIERVDRRVLYIGGVALCTIMNLLIACVSYGSSQAAAYTTVVFVFLWAFIYEATVGPLTYALITELPQGRMRAKSVAITSNVNSLCSFGLGYLIPYLFNPDEVNMGARIMFVWTGTGVVLFVVMLFFLPETRGRTANEIEQLFVNKVGALKFKRAKFDEDDKLIMSSVGKEVSQA; encoded by the exons ATGATTAA ACCGGTGAAAACTAGACTTTGGGAGATACGTAATTCTTACAAGTATCTAATGATTGTCTATATATCCGCtattggtattggtatagattcccttcttttcagtttATTATTGGGTATGGaatctttcagaaaagCCTATGGTTACTACGATGAAGCCACAAGCGGATGGGTCATCAGAGCAAAATACCAGTCTGGTTGGAATGGTGGTTCTTTTGGCTGTCAGGTTTTGGGTGCCTTCTTTGCAGGTTGGTACAATGataagtttggaagaaaaagttctttggcTATTTCTTGCATTATAACTATTATTGGTAACACTGTTGCTATAACCGCTCCGGTCGGTCACCCTATCAATTTGGTCATGGCAAAATGTGTTATCGGAATTGGTATCGGTATTCTtgtttcaacttgtccaGTTTACTTGTCCGAATTGATGTCGCCAACCTTGAGAGGTATTGGTTCCATGggaatcaacttctccatttgcttTGGTCAGTGGATTGGATCGCTAATTTATTTCGGCTGTTCGAAGAATTATACGGGCATTGACGATTCAACAGGCTACAAAATTGCCTTTGGAATTCAATATTTGTTAGTTGGAGGATATCTCCTTTTGTTCTGGTTTATGCCGGAATCCccatcatatttgattcACCGCGGtaagttggaagaggcaaAAGCCGCCATTAAGAAGCTCTATCACAACAAGAATAATACTGAATACGACATTGACTCACATTACGAGATTCTCAttaaggaagttgaagaagaaaaaatgaatgctgaaagtgagaaagaagtttcGTATGCCGAACTCTTCAAGGCTACAAACCTAAAGAGGGTTGTACTATCTATCTTTGCTCTTACGGGACAGCTTTGGGTTGGTGTCAGTTTCGTTTTAACCTACATTtcatatttctttgaacttgCTGGAGTTTCAAGCAGCATTGAGAAGACGGTTGGTATGTTCACTCTTTGCGTCGGTGGTAACCTTGTTTCTTACTTtgtcattgaaagagttgatagAAGAGTCCTCTACATTGGTGGTGTTGCCCTTTGTACGATCATGAATTTACTCATTGCATGCGTGTCATATGGAAGCTCGCAAGCTGCTGCCTATACCACCGTTGTGTTTGTCTTTCTATGGGCTTTTATCTACGAAGCCACTGTTGGTCCATTGACATATGCTTTGATCACGGAGCTTCCACAGGGAAGAATGCGTGCCAAATCGGTGGCAATTACTTCTAATGTCAACAGTCTCTGTAGTTTTGGTCTTGGTTATCTCATCCCATATTTGTTCAATCCCGATGAAGTTAACATGGGGGCTAGGATCATGTTTGTTTGGACAGGTACCGGTGTGGTTTTGTTCGTTGtgatgctcttcttcttaccagaAACTAGAGGAAGAACTGCTAACGAGATTGAGCAGTTGTTCGTGAACAAAGTGGGTGctttgaaattcaagagggctaagtttgatgaagatgataaattaATTATGTCATCAGTGGGGAAAGAGGTCAGTCAGGCATAG
- a CDS encoding uncharacterized protein (EggNog:ENOG41) yields MASVISELEEIATTVNEAEPVDEKEVDEKEVGENIFSDTRPVKTRLWEIRNSYKYLMIVYISAIGIGIDSLLFSLLLGMESFRKAYGYYDEATSGWVIRAKYQSGWNGGSFGCQVLGAFFAGWYNDKFGRKSSLAISCIITIIGNTVAITAPVGHPINLVMAKCVIGIGIGILVSTCPVYLSELMSPTLRGIGSMGINFSICFGQWIGSLIYFGCSKNYTGIDDSTGYKIAFGIQYLLVGGYLLLFWFMPESPSYLIHRGKLEEAKAAIKKLYHNKNNTEYDIDSHYEILIKEVEEEKMNAESEKEVSYAELFKATNLKRVVLSIFALTGQLWVGVSFVLTYISYFFELAGVSSSIEKTVGMFTLCVGGNLVSYFVIERVDRRVLYIGGVALCTIMNLLIACVSYGSSQAAAYTTVVFVFLWAFIYEATVGPLTYALITELPQGRMRAKSVAITSNVNSLCSFGLGYLIPYLFNPDEVNMGARIMFVWTGTGVVLFVVMLFFLPETRGRTANEIEQLFVNKVGALKFKRAKFDEDDKLIMSSVGKEVSQA; encoded by the coding sequence ATGGCTTCTGTTATTAGtgagcttgaagaaatagcAACAACAGTTAATGAGGCAGAacctgttgatgagaaagaagtagatgaaaaagaggttgGCGAGAATATCTTTAGCGACACCAGACCGGTGAAAACTAGACTTTGGGAGATACGTAATTCTTACAAGTATCTAATGATTGTCTATATATCCGCtattggtattggtatagattcccttcttttcagtttATTATTGGGTATGGaatctttcagaaaagCCTATGGTTACTACGATGAAGCCACAAGCGGATGGGTCATCAGAGCAAAATACCAGTCTGGTTGGAATGGTGGTTCTTTTGGCTGTCAGGTTTTGGGTGCCTTCTTTGCAGGTTGGTACAATGataagtttggaagaaaaagttctttggcTATTTCTTGCATTATAACTATTATTGGTAACACTGTTGCTATAACCGCTCCGGTCGGTCACCCTATCAATTTGGTCATGGCAAAATGTGTTATCGGAATTGGTATCGGTATTCTtgtttcaacttgtccaGTTTACTTGTCCGAATTGATGTCGCCAACCTTGAGAGGTATTGGTTCCATGggaatcaacttctccatttgcttTGGTCAGTGGATTGGATCGCTAATTTATTTCGGCTGTTCGAAGAATTATACGGGCATTGACGATTCAACAGGCTACAAAATTGCCTTTGGAATTCAATATTTGTTAGTTGGAGGATATCTCCTTTTGTTCTGGTTTATGCCGGAATCCccatcatatttgattcACCGCGGtaagttggaagaggcaaAAGCCGCCATTAAGAAGCTCTATCACAACAAGAATAATACTGAATACGACATTGACTCACATTACGAGATTCTCAttaaggaagttgaagaagaaaaaatgaatgctgaaagtgagaaagaagtttcGTATGCCGAACTCTTCAAGGCTACAAACCTAAAGAGGGTTGTACTATCTATCTTTGCTCTTACGGGACAGCTTTGGGTTGGTGTCAGTTTCGTTTTAACCTACATTtcatatttctttgaacttgCTGGAGTTTCAAGCAGCATTGAGAAGACGGTTGGTATGTTCACTCTTTGCGTCGGTGGTAACCTTGTTTCTTACTTtgtcattgaaagagttgatagAAGAGTCCTCTACATTGGTGGTGTTGCCCTTTGTACGATCATGAATTTACTCATTGCATGCGTGTCATATGGAAGCTCGCAAGCTGCTGCCTATACCACCGTTGTGTTTGTCTTTCTATGGGCTTTTATCTACGAAGCCACTGTTGGTCCATTGACATATGCTTTGATCACGGAGCTTCCACAGGGAAGAATGCGTGCCAAATCGGTGGCAATTACTTCTAATGTCAACAGTCTCTGTAGTTTTGGTCTTGGTTATCTCATCCCATATTTGTTCAATCCCGATGAAGTTAACATGGGGGCTAGGATCATGTTTGTTTGGACAGGTACCGGTGTGGTTTTGTTCGTTGtgatgctcttcttcttaccagaAACTAGAGGAAGAACTGCTAACGAGATTGAGCAGTTGTTCGTGAACAAAGTGGGTGctttgaaattcaagagggctaagtttgatgaagatgataaattaATTATGTCATCAGTGGGGAAAGAGGTCAGTCAGGCATAG